The genomic stretch CCCATTCCTATGTATACTTGGCTACAACTGGTCTTGGTGTTTATGCTTTCATCTCCACTAAAAAGTTTCACTGGCTTTCCTTTTCTGGATTGTAACCTTGAAAAAGTGTCTGCACTGACCAAATAATAGGTGAGAGGAATCTAAAAAGGATAAGAATAGTATTTGATTGTTGTATTTCaattttcatccttcacatcaTTCAttcccaaacaaaaaaaaatagtagaCTATTATGGTGAGCAAACATTTTTAAGGTTTGATACAAAACAATTGGTGATTACAAAACTATTCTAATCCGTAGTTTTTGTAAAAGTTAAACAAAACCTCTATTTACAAAACTACTTTTTCCACCACCAAATGTAGATTATTAGATTATTGTTCAACTTTTACATGATATTAAAATGTTTCGGATTGGAATAAGTTGAGGATACATTTATTTAAAAAGTTGATTATGGTATGGTTTGAAAGACAGTCCAGCCTTTTCTTTGGAAGTGGCTGTCCCCCTTTCTGAGCGGGGAAATTGCTGGAACAGAGTCAGAAAGGCCTAATTCCTGGTATAATATGCATTAACCTCCATTGGAGCTGCATAATGTGTGTATCCTGAGAAGTAAGAGACTCTCAAACACTTAGAACTTAGGCTTTTAAATGAGTTTGTTAGCATCCAGTCATCCAAGAGCTCATCTTGCATAGAATGTTACTATTTCTGTTTAggtaaaacaaatttatttgatGGTTCTTTATTGGTAAAAATTCATTAATGTTTTTGCGTTCTATTCTTTTTACTTTCCATCCATTATCAGGTGATGGCGATTGGCGATGGGGAAAATGATGTTGAGATGCTTGAATTGGCTTCTCTGGGTGTTGCTCTTAGTAATGGATCTGAGAAGGCAAAAGCGGTAGCCGATGTGGTTGGCCTGAGCAATGATGAAGATGGTGCAGCGGATGCTATCTACAGATACGCATTTTAAGAGTTACTAAGgtgaactctttttttttttcttttattaaagGATGATATCCTTGTGATTTTtgcaattagaataggaaagaACTCCACCAATTAATAGGGCGAAGAGTTTTTGAAACCCTTACAGGTTTTATTTTAGTGCCATTTTTTTCTCCCTATTTATTATTAGTGTTAGGGAGTAATTTATTACTTTTAGAAGCCTCGACTCAGAAATATTAAGGACTAGAAAATTGACATCCTTTGTATTTGAATTTTAAAGCAAGACTATGCCAGTGAATAATTGCAAATACTGCCATCACCTAACTAGTGATGGCTGGATGGCACCCTGCTGAGGGATTAAAATGCTAGATAGTTGAATACATTTCTTAAAATTTGTATCTAAGATTTTCAATATAtcagaaaatagaaaaattttcttccaaaacttgATGGTTGAAAGTTGTAGAGTGAAGATATGCCCTCCTTCCCTGAGTGAATTATCGCACTTTCTTTGCTccaacaaaatgaaaaacaagtCTAATGACTATTATTATGTCAAATACAATTCTTGTTGGGAGAGAGTTCTTAAAGAAATGATTGACCTCCATGGGATTAATCTTGGAGAGAGCGACAGAAACCTCATCAAATGGATGCGTGTgcctgtattttttttttgtggggggAAAGGTGGTGGGGGGTGGGGGTAGAGCACTGATGAATGCAGTTATAATTACCACAACCTGATTCATTGAAATGAGTAAGGCTGGTCTTTTGAAGTTTTAGATGTTTTTCTTTTGTAGTTCCTTTCCTTGCTTTCTCCTTTCGAGGCAATTCAAAGGAGATTCAAGCTGGAAAATACCGATTGGTAAAATCCCGTTGGAATCAGTTGTCACGAGCTGTGAATAAAATGCTTTTCTCTTAGAATAAAAGATTTAATTAACGAAGTCACAAGCGTaacattgattttttttgaaaaacatacTTATTCTAGACCATCCCTCAGAGAAATTGATTAACAGCATTATTCAAGTTACTGGTCCTCTTGCAATACCCTCCGAAGATGATGCTAAATGGATCAAATCCAGAAAATGGAAAATCAAGAATGACGAAATTGTCCTAGAACCCAAGCAAAAAGCACCTTAGCAAGCGTTTGTAAACAACCAACCAAGGAAGATGTGGAACCACCACCTTGCGCTTAAGTGAAGCATAAAGATAAGGCAGTTCTGATTCGAATTCTACCTAGAAGAGACATCGAAGAAAGATTTAGGTTAGGCATTACACAAAACTTTGGAAAACAACATCCAACTCATATGCAGTAATGCAGGCGGTGGTGGCCATAGCAGGAGATGTACATAATTACTAGATGTTGCAACTACACCAGCAGATCCTCCTTCGCTTTAAGCTGATTTATCGTATTGTGTATTTCTCCTGGCACACTCCAAGATAGTTTTGTCTGCAGTTATAAAGTATGCTGCAATAGAAGCTGCACGAGATTGCGAATCAAGTATGAATTAACATCAACTAATGAGAGTGTTTTCACTTCTTAATCTTCATCAGTGAGCAATGATGGTCAAAAGGGCACAATTCTTATGCAAGTTCAAGTGTTTACTGAAATTATATCAGCAAGTATACTGCAATGATCTTTCCAGGAAGCATTAAAAGATATGTACAGTTGAGAGGACAAAAGTCGTTCTCATTCATCTTTCATGACATATATATGCGCCTTCCAAAGTTTCTGTACCATCAACGAACTTGACACGCAAATCGGAGTTTAGTCTACATACCAGCAGTACTCAGTTGAAAGATGAAAGTAGAGGAAATTTTTAAGGCTGTTGAAGCTTCTAAGAGATGCAGAACATTTATGCATTACATGGGTTTAGAAAAGATTCATACATATATAAGATCCAACCGATTAGTTTAGGAGAATAACAAAAAAGTTGAGCCCCAGATCCACTGTGTGGTTCTTGGAATTTACTGGGTTAACTAAACCAGGAGCAGATTTGACACACAGTGTAATGTAATCAAGTCTTCCCACTTCCTTCAGGAGAAGAATGCATAGCTATTGAATGTTCTAAATCTATATACATTTATGAAAAAATCTGTGGGTTGCTAATTACAAATTAAAGTTTCCCTCAGGTCTAAATTCATGCACTAGGAAGTGGTCTTATTCTTTCTTCTTGATATCTTACTTGAAATGCGCTATTAAATCTCAAAAAAGTCTTGCGTCGTGAAACCTTATTGGCCCTCAAAATGTTTGGTGAAAACGAGAACACGTCAACTCAGTTTACACACTCGAGTAACTAGCAAGTTAAGGAAGCAGCACAGCTTTTACCTTACGAACGCtgtataaatttatcataagcAACAGAGCAAGGCCCTCATTTTACAACTACATTAAAATGGACATTAAGATGTGTCATCAAATTGAGAAGTCAAGTCCCATGCTTACCGCCAGATATAATGAGTGCCTGGGCAGTATAGTTGAGATTTGCCTTAGCCCAAGGAATTGTTCGAACAGCAGTCAACTGAAATTGTTAGGACCagtccaaagaaaaaaaattatcagAGATAAGCACGAGTTTCTACATTTCACCAAAGGCAGGAAATAGGACAAATATGCGGAATCTAATGGAGATCTGACATCTCATAGTTCTGGCCCATCTTCTCATTCATGGGACAAGAAtatgtttgctaaagtgcagaAGATCTGCATGAGCATATATTGGGTATTTCAAGTTTATCCTAACCATCTAGACAGTAGCTCCACCTCCCACCATCTGCATTCTACTTTCAAGGGGCTGAAAGAATAAATATTCGAGTATGTGCTTTAGGGATTAAATTGCACAAGTCGGGAAAATATTAAGCTTAGATCCACGTTCACAGTTGACAGTAAAAAACAATCTCAGTAATTAAACCTCATTATCCTCCAATTTAAAATCCTTAACAACACTGACAAACAAAGGCAGTTTTACATGCTTAGAAAGTTGGAACCAAGCAGACAATTGTAGAGCGATAAACTGCCAGGATTCTCAGGAAAAAAGCCAGGAATCTAACCAGTCCTATGACATATTACCAACAGCCAGACGTGCACTTAGTATTGCATCCCAATACATCCAATCACATATAGTAACACAAATTGCTCCAAAACAAATTCAATACCGTTGGGATAGCACTGGCAACACAAGCAATTGCAGCTGCCTTGGCTCCTGCACGTACACCTTCTGCAAGGAGTGCATAGAAACCATGATTATTTGCTTCTAAGAGCTCTAGAAACATGTCACTTATGCATAGGTACAGAGACATAAAGATCTTGATACTGTGTAAAAATAATCATGCTTTACTAACAACACAAGGAAATCAAGAGAAGTGGAATGCCAATCCCTGGCAAGTTGGAGTCCAAAGCTACACTAACAGGATGTCATCATTCATGGAAAACAAAAGTCATGACAAAAGCTTACTACCCTTTTGCTTGGGAAGTCAAGCAAAGATGTCCAAAATTCATCCTTCTGCtaaacagcaaaaaaaaaaaattactgacAAGTTTTCTTTTAAGACTCAGTAGTGTTAAACTATAGAATAGCTTGTGTTGATGCCTTAAAATGAATATACAGCCTAAAAAAATATACAATTGCTAATGTGCCATTTCCATCCCTTAATACTTCTTTTCAGCTTTCTCTTCAAATTCACATAATTCTCCAACCCCAAAATAGTAATAAAGTTCCCATCTtgctttctctttttcctttttcctccaAAATACATCAGGAAATCCTCGCAAGAATTTTTTAAATGCCTATGGAATTGTAAGATTCATTAAAGCATCTGGTCACCTGATGAAACTCAGACAAACATCGCAGAATAAACAGGCCCAAAAACAGAACAATGATCAAAATGCAAAACTTAAAACCAACGaaagtttcttttcttcatcAGCTTCccaaaaagctaaaaaaaaaacccagaaaaagaaaaggaaaggattcttttttccttttggattCCAACCTCGAGTGCACTCCCTTGATCGACGAATCTTCTCTTCTTCAGCTGGAGATGTAATCCACAACGATTCTCTTCTTTTATTCAGCCAGGTATTTCTCATTTCTGATGGAattcccatttttttttattttttgtttctctttttagtttctttctttccaccTACACTGCCTCCTCAAGAATCTGTCGAGCAAAAAGCCGaaataaataaagagaaaaatgtAATTTTGGTCCCCAATATTTAGTATATATGTAGCTTTAGTCCTCAAAATTTTTGCTAAACATAGATCCAGTTCTCAACATTTAACACTTGTACAGTTTTAGTCCCTGAAATTTTGATAAGAATAAAATTGGTTCTTGATGTATCCAATTTaaagcaaggaaaaaaaaaaatttccaattcaCTCACGGGATTTAGTCTGGTTTAGTGTGTCCATTAATTTGAATTTAAGAATTTAAAAATAAAGAAGCAAACTAGCGGCTAATgctaaacaacaaaattaagaCTAATTAACCAATAAAACTAAttgttaaataagaaaattaaatcCAATCAAAGCGTCCAACTCATCGAtccaaaactcattttcactgTCTATCTCATCAACCCTAGGTGAAAAACCCTTTTCAAGTGTTATTCTCATTATTTAAAATCAGGCGttgttttgcttcttttttaagaaaaaaaattaatttgatgAATGCGTAACTAAATTCTATTTATCGAAACTTTTAAGAACTAAAATTGTGAAATTACCAAACATTGTTAAAGATTAAAATAATACATTTGCTAAACATTAGAGATCAAGAGTAGACTTCTCCCATAGGAAATAAAAAGCCCAGATAAACGGTCAAGGGGAAGACAAACTCCAATTTGGCTTTCGTTTTTGGAGTTGAATTGAATAAGTACTTTCTATTTTTGTTCCCAAAGAGAATAACAAAGAAAGAGGAGGATAAGGGCACCGAACCGGATCGCCGCCCGCCATCATGCGGGTGCTTTCTGCTTCTCACGCGCTTTATTATCTGAACATAGAGCAAAGGCGTGATTTGCTGGCCCCGAGATGCCCGAATCATAAAGGCGCTACTGAAAATATATACTGGTAAGAAATTTTGAGTGGCCCGGCCcccaataaataaataaaggcgTGGAACGGGAATATGCCAATAATGCAATACTCAAACAATAATTAGTATGTGAAGGTGAATATCTGATTTAAGTCAAATAGAATGTCAGAGAACGCGTCAAATATGAAAACCTCAAAAATTAATTCGACCCACTAAATAATATAATAGACTGGTAACCACTAAGTCAAACTCAATAGCCACCAATAAATCCCACTTGGGCGGAAATCCCACTTGGGCGGTAGGTGAAGGTTCAAATCTCATCTGCAGCCAAAAAAATTCAAGAGTGGTGCCAAAGTACTCCTTTGATCTAATAAGATCTGTATACATGCTAGTCCCCAACACAAGAAATTCAAGAGTGGTGCCAAAGTACTCCTTTGATCTAATAAGATCTGTATACATGCTAGTCCCCAAcacaagaaattcaagaatggTGCCAAAGTACTCCTTTGATCTAATAAGATCTGTATACATGCTAGTCCCCGAACCCGATGGATCATTCCTTTTTACGATATACGAAATGGGAGATTTCACCAAGTCAATTCTTAGAACACAAGTTTCTTTACGCTCCACCTCCTGTCTAGTTTAGGATAGAATATGTTACATAACAATTTTCGTCtccgacaaaaaaaaagaataataataagCTAGTATATAACTCTTAACCAATCTCTAAGAAATCTGCCAAACTTGAAACTACGTCTTAATCCATGTTTATATGCCCAGATTAAGATTAAGAGATTCCGCATGGAGTGGCCAATCAGCTAGTTTCTATCATTTTATTCATTGAAGCCTGAAAATCAAACGGGTCTTAGTTTATGTGGTAAACAATAATCTGGGCTAACAGGCTAAGATAAGATGTAAAAAATTTCGTCTGAAGCTGCCAATCAGTTTAGTTTTTATTCATGAAGCCTGAAAATCAAAACGGCAACATGTCAAACCCCAACTACAAAACTAGCAGAAAGAGTTATACAGCTTCACAGAGTATTTTGAACCCCACAACAGCTGAATATTGCTCCACATGTCGAATGACGGAGTGATGCAAGGCTGAGAAAAGAACAGGTGATTCCGTCATTCAAGGCTGAGAAAAGAACAGGTGATACATTTTCTTCGCTACTATGGAAATTTCTTCCCTGCCTGTCCTGTTTCTTCTTATAGGGTACCAGCCCTTTTGTCCCAATAAGATGCCGCCAAGAGGATACAAATTACTTTGTCCTAAGTTGCCAATAGGATCCAAAATAGATATCGAAATGCTGAACTAAATTGGGCATTAGCATTTCTATGTTAACACTGGAGGAACTCAAGGAGTGAGAGATCAATTCCATAGCCAAGCACTTCTCAGATAGATGCATCAGAAAAGCAACTGGATTCAATAGAATTACAATGACGAGGACCAGCCTGAATTTGTAAGTCATGGGGAGGCAATTATTCCCGGGGAGGTATAATAATAATACCCCCCAGCAAGAGGAGGACCGTCTTCCTTGTTTTTATCCATCAAAATACAGgaccattaaaaaaaaaaaaaaaaaaattgcatctGGCACAGAAAAATGTCACTTGCATGATCCAAGAAGCAATCCGCCGAGCTATAAGTGACACTCTTTGACATAGAAGGCAGACTGCATAGCAATTGGATGGTAATGGAAATCTATTTTAACAAAATCAACTTGCATTCAAAAACCTCAAGCATCTCAATCAAATCATTCCATTAAGTATCACCCATTTAAAAGGGAGGAAACAGCTTATCATAAGCAAAGCGAAGATACAGTGATGGATAATAATAATTGATACAAGAAAAATACTACACCCTTCACTTTTGAGGTTGAAGCACACGCAGACTCGTCCAAGACCTCCATAATGATATAAATAATAGTATTCTGCAACAAATTCCAACTTCAGATTGAATAAGATAGGGAAAATGGAAGGTCAAGATAATTGTAAGGAGAACGAGATGCAAAACAACATTGAAATATGTCCAATGATTGGGGGAAAAAGGTAAAACAAGCAGCATACCAGCAAGCCTAGAAACTCTGATCAATAAGATAATCACCCAGCCTTTCAACAATCATGTTGCACTGACCGGCAGTCATAGGCTCATCATATATACCAATAATCAAAGCCAAGTTGGTCTTCTTAACAGTAATCCCTCCAGGACCCTGAAAATTTTGTCTGAAATATGTCAAGAAATACATAGTATAATGTAAAAAGACACAAAAGGAGGGAGTGGCCAAGACCCCAAAGAGACCATCCAATACCAAAACATTTCATC from Coffea eugenioides isolate CCC68of chromosome 8, Ceug_1.0, whole genome shotgun sequence encodes the following:
- the LOC113779702 gene encoding early nodulin-93, with translation MGIPSEMRNTWLNKRRESLWITSPAEEEKIRRSRECTREGVRAGAKAAAIACVASAIPTLTAVRTIPWAKANLNYTAQALIISGASIAAYFITADKTILECARRNTQYDKSA